Proteins from a single region of Hydra vulgaris chromosome 12, alternate assembly HydraT2T_AEP:
- the LOC136088328 gene encoding zinc finger MYM-type protein 1-like, with protein sequence MTQIIRYFRISDETCTIKESFVEFIESHQKTGIGLATEISEKLEKDGLSISDCRGQSYDNGANMSGKYNGVKAHIHSLNESARFVPCTAHTLNLVGVHAAEVSPIMITFFGKVQAIFKFFSSFTSRWEKLMKTLTISLKGNSDTRWSTKKETITPLHRQIKDVLQVLESIIHNPMTNAVTVSSAKELLIHIDFSFLCLLDFWCQILSLIDRENKLLQSKTISIDIAVKKMKWLKAFIQNF encoded by the coding sequence ATGACTCAGATCATCAGGTATTTCCGCATCAGTGATGAAACCTGCACAATTAAGGAAAGCTTTGTGGAATTTATTGAATCTCACCAAAAAACCGGAATAGGTCTTGCAACAGAAATAAGTGAAAAATTGGAGAAGGATGGTCTAAGCATTTCCGATTGCCGGGGCCAAAGCTATGACAATGGAGCCAATATGTCTGGAAAATACAATGGCGTCAAAGCTCACATCCATTCTCTTAATGAGTCAGCAAGATTTGTTCCATGCACAGCTCACACTTTAAATCTTGTTGGTGTTCATGCTGCTGAGGTTTCCCCAATCATGATTACGTTTTTTGGAAAGGTTCAAgccatctttaaatttttttcaagcttCACGTCAAGATGGGAAAAACTGATGAAAACGTTGACGATCTCATTAAAGGGAAATAGTGACACAAGATGGTCTaccaaaaaagaaacaattacaCCATTGCACAGACAAATCAAAGATGTTCTTCAAGTTTTGGAATCCATTATCCACAATCCCATGACAAATGCTGTCACAGTTAGCAGTGCAAAAGAACTTCTCATTCATATCGATTTcagttttttgtgtttgttgGATTTCTGGTGTCAAATTCTTTCTCTAATTGACCGGGAAAACAAACTGCTTCAGTCAAAAACCATTTCAATTGACATTGccgtaaaaaaaatgaaatggtTGAAGGCTTTCATTCAGAATTTTTGA